In Patescibacteria group bacterium, a single genomic region encodes these proteins:
- a CDS encoding peptidoglycan bridge formation glycyltransferase FemA/FemB family protein → MIKEIDNRIEWEGFLKECKEKTFLHSWNWGEFQKLMGSRIWRLGIYQDSSLLAIFSASIVRAKRGSFLLVEHGPIINPKAESQKPKILEEILEYLKELGKKEKVGFTRVCPIWERTEENEKAFKELGFRDAQIHIRPEVSWVLNIDKSEDELLRDMRKTTRYLIRQAGNNPDIEIIKSVNPFDVEIFNNIYQQTGERAHFVPFSLNYLKKEFESFLKNDQALLFLGKYKGEVVAGAMIIFWQDSAFYHQGASLRKYAKIPVSYLLQWEAIKEAKTRGLKEYSFWGIASNNKTNHPWKGLTLFKQGFGGERKEYVKTQDYIISSKYWLNYIVEKVRKKKRGF, encoded by the coding sequence ATGATTAAAGAGATAGACAACCGGATAGAATGGGAAGGATTTTTAAAGGAGTGCAAAGAAAAAACATTCCTTCATTCTTGGAATTGGGGCGAATTTCAAAAATTAATGGGAAGCAGAATTTGGCGACTTGGTATTTATCAAGATAGCTCTTTGTTGGCAATTTTTTCAGCATCTATAGTAAGGGCCAAAAGAGGGTCTTTTTTGTTGGTTGAACATGGACCGATAATAAATCCAAAAGCCGAAAGCCAAAAGCCGAAAATATTAGAAGAGATTTTGGAATATTTAAAAGAGTTAGGAAAAAAAGAGAAAGTTGGATTTACTAGAGTGTGTCCGATTTGGGAAAGGACGGAAGAGAATGAAAAAGCCTTCAAAGAACTTGGGTTTAGAGATGCGCAGATACATATTAGGCCAGAGGTAAGTTGGGTTTTGAATATTGATAAGTCAGAAGATGAACTTTTGAGAGATATGAGAAAAACTACCCGTTATTTAATCCGTCAGGCAGGCAATAATCCAGACATAGAGATTATAAAGAGCGTAAACCCCTTTGATGTAGAAATTTTTAATAACATTTATCAGCAAACAGGAGAGAGAGCTCATTTCGTGCCGTTTTCGTTGAATTATCTTAAAAAAGAGTTTGAATCGTTTTTAAAAAATGACCAAGCATTATTATTTTTAGGCAAATATAAAGGAGAAGTTGTGGCTGGGGCAATGATAATCTTTTGGCAAGATAGCGCTTTTTATCATCAAGGAGCTTCTTTGAGAAAATATGCCAAAATCCCAGTCAGCTATCTCTTACAATGGGAAGCGATAAAAGAAGCAAAAACAAGAGGGTTGAAAGAGTATAGCTTCTGGGGAATTGCTTCAAACAACAAAACAAATCATCCATGGAAAGGGCTCACCTTATTCAAGCAGGGCTTTGGTGGAGAGAGGAAGGAGTATGTAAAGACACAAGATTATATTATTTCCTCAAAATATTGGCTTAATTATATAGTGGAGAAAGTTAGGAAGAAGAAGAGGGGTTTTTAA
- a CDS encoding glycosyltransferase family 39 protein — protein sequence MKLTNKTTNIIAIILLGACFLMAFLSSRNMSLTMDEKAHIPSGYSYLAFMDYRLNPEHPPLAKDLAALPLLFLDLNFPTEHKSWTEDINGQWDSGSEFIFNSGNDPDQIIFWTRLPMMILLVFLAWFLFFWVKKIGGNKAGLMALALFSFSPTFLAHGRLVTTDVAAVLGFLIATYFWVNFLKNPTRKNVFIAGIILGIALCLKFSLILLIPSFALITIVYALLSGNNHSKNKLKSVLSYIGKATIAGIIALVFVIWPIYQFHILNYPIEKQVSDTQHILGDQLPARITAKAASIPILRPVAQYALGLLMATQRVAGGNTVYFLGEVNNQAWKEYFPTMYLLKAPLAFHILTLIVLALWLIFIRKFGSFKKSIKRSFEWTRGHIAEFSLLVILIVYWFTSIIGNLNIGVRHILPVFPIMYIFISVGFFRLTNELRKREIKIALNVVMAILMLWYIIASLAAFPHYISYYNELAGGSENGYKYAVDSNYDWGQDLKRLADFVEKNNIEGINVSYFGGDNPSYRLGDKLIGTSIYKDPADNKGWIAISATFLQEGRAKAVAGFKQNTTGFEWLNNFEPVGRAGYSIFIYNIP from the coding sequence ATGAAACTAACAAACAAAACAACGAATATTATAGCAATTATTTTATTGGGAGCTTGTTTCTTAATGGCTTTCTTAAGCTCCCGGAATATGTCGCTTACAATGGATGAAAAAGCGCATATCCCATCCGGATATTCTTATCTTGCTTTCATGGATTATCGACTTAACCCGGAACACCCTCCTTTGGCGAAAGATTTGGCTGCGCTTCCTTTGTTATTTCTTGACCTCAATTTCCCCACTGAACACAAATCGTGGACAGAAGATATAAACGGACAATGGGATTCTGGCTCTGAATTCATATTCAATTCTGGAAACGACCCCGACCAGATAATATTTTGGACCCGTTTGCCAATGATGATTCTTTTGGTATTTCTCGCTTGGTTCTTGTTTTTCTGGGTAAAAAAAATAGGGGGCAATAAAGCCGGGCTAATGGCTTTGGCATTATTCTCATTTTCACCAACATTTCTCGCCCACGGACGGCTTGTGACTACTGATGTGGCTGCGGTTTTAGGATTTCTTATCGCCACTTATTTTTGGGTAAATTTTCTTAAAAACCCGACACGCAAAAATGTATTTATCGCTGGCATAATTTTAGGAATAGCCCTGTGTCTAAAATTTTCCCTTATTCTATTGATACCTTCTTTTGCTTTAATCACAATTGTCTATGCTTTACTATCTGGAAACAATCATTCTAAAAACAAACTGAAATCAGTATTAAGCTATATCGGGAAAGCCACAATAGCAGGCATAATCGCATTAGTTTTTGTTATCTGGCCAATATACCAATTCCATATATTAAATTATCCTATAGAAAAACAGGTGAGCGATACCCAACACATTCTTGGCGACCAACTTCCAGCAAGGATAACAGCCAAAGCAGCGTCAATCCCTATTTTAAGGCCTGTTGCCCAATATGCTCTTGGATTGTTGATGGCAACACAGCGAGTCGCTGGAGGCAACACTGTGTATTTCTTGGGCGAAGTTAATAATCAAGCATGGAAAGAATATTTCCCCACAATGTATCTCTTGAAAGCGCCTTTGGCCTTTCATATTTTGACTTTAATTGTGCTTGCGCTTTGGTTGATTTTTATAAGAAAATTCGGTTCTTTTAAGAAATCAATAAAAAGATCTTTCGAATGGACAAGGGGTCATATTGCAGAATTTTCTCTTTTAGTTATTCTGATTGTATATTGGTTCACTTCTATCATTGGTAATTTAAATATAGGGGTAAGGCATATTCTCCCTGTTTTTCCGATAATGTATATTTTTATCAGCGTTGGATTTTTCCGGCTTACAAATGAATTAAGAAAAAGGGAAATAAAAATCGCCTTAAATGTAGTTATGGCAATCTTAATGCTATGGTATATAATCGCTTCTCTGGCTGCCTTCCCACACTACATATCCTATTATAACGAACTGGCTGGCGGGTCTGAAAATGGCTATAAATACGCTGTTGATTCTAATTACGACTGGGGCCAGGATTTGAAACGGCTCGCTGATTTTGTGGAAAAAAATAATATTGAAGGAATAAATGTCTCCTATTTTGGCGGAGACAACCCGAGCTACAGATTGGGAGATAAGTTGATAGGAACATCAATATATAAAGACCCAGCAGATAATAAGGGATGGATAGCAATTTCTGCAACTTTTCTGCAAGAAGGCCGGGCAAAAGCAGTGGCTGGCTTTAAACAGAATACTACCGGATTTGAGTGGTTAAACAATTTTGAGCCAGTTGGCAGAGCTGGCTACTCAATCTTCATCTACAATATTCCATAA